In Amycolatopsis sp. EV170708-02-1, the following are encoded in one genomic region:
- a CDS encoding ATP-dependent DNA ligase, whose amino-acid sequence MSLPLTPPVKPMLAKPAKAIPDSGGLLFEPKWDGYRCLVFRDGDELTLQSRSEKPLNRYFPEVVERLKATLPDRIVLDGELVVARGGKLDFDALTDRVHPAESRVKLLAEQTPAEFVAFDLLALGDESFLDEPTSKRRERLEKLASDGIHLTPATADPAVARHWFELFEGAELDGVIGKPLDEPYTPGKRVLLKYKHSRTADCVLAGLRWHVDGEPGELVGSFLLGLYDENGVLHHPGVVGSFPVTRRRELAEELAPLITDGADHPWLGDNVREHQRIPGGITRWKAKEAPWVPLKLEKVVEVGYEHTEGGYPSRFRHTAQFKRWRPDREPDSCTYAQLDEVARYDLDAVFRGEVKRTR is encoded by the coding sequence ATGTCGCTTCCCTTGACGCCGCCGGTCAAACCGATGCTCGCCAAACCGGCGAAGGCGATCCCCGATTCCGGCGGGCTGCTGTTCGAGCCCAAATGGGACGGGTACCGCTGCCTGGTGTTCCGCGACGGCGACGAGCTGACCCTGCAGTCACGGTCGGAGAAACCGCTGAACCGGTACTTCCCCGAGGTCGTCGAGCGGTTGAAGGCGACGCTGCCCGACCGGATCGTGCTGGACGGCGAACTGGTGGTCGCCCGGGGCGGGAAGCTGGACTTCGACGCGCTCACCGACCGGGTCCACCCCGCCGAGAGCCGGGTCAAGCTGCTGGCGGAACAGACCCCGGCGGAGTTCGTCGCGTTCGACCTGCTGGCACTCGGCGACGAGTCCTTTCTGGACGAACCGACCTCGAAACGGCGGGAACGGCTGGAGAAACTCGCCTCCGACGGGATCCATCTCACCCCGGCCACCGCGGACCCGGCGGTCGCGCGGCACTGGTTCGAGCTGTTCGAGGGCGCCGAGCTCGACGGGGTCATCGGCAAGCCGCTCGACGAGCCGTACACGCCAGGCAAACGCGTGCTGCTGAAGTACAAGCACTCGCGCACCGCCGACTGCGTGCTCGCGGGGCTGCGCTGGCATGTAGACGGCGAGCCGGGCGAGCTGGTCGGCTCGTTCCTGCTCGGGCTCTACGACGAGAACGGCGTGCTGCACCATCCCGGTGTCGTCGGCTCGTTCCCGGTTACCCGGCGGCGTGAACTGGCCGAGGAGCTGGCGCCGCTGATCACCGACGGGGCCGATCACCCCTGGCTGGGCGACAACGTGCGGGAGCACCAGCGGATCCCCGGCGGGATCACCCGGTGGAAGGCGAAGGAAGCCCCGTGGGTGCCGCTGAAACTGGAAAAGGTGGTCGAGGTCGGCTACGAGCACACGGAAGGCGGATATCCGTCGCGGTTCCGCCACACCGCGCAGTTCAAACGCTGGCGCCCCGACCGCGAACCGGACTCCTGCACCTACGCCCAGCTCGACGAGGTCGCCCGCTACGACCTGGACGCCGTGTTCCGCGGCGAGGTGAAACGCACCCGCTAA
- a CDS encoding alpha/beta hydrolase produces the protein MTTVVAAVLAGCTAGPSVRPAVIDNDGKPDPGGQTTAQQVPLPPLAEPRSPSIKWEDCDEATRQRLGQPSVPDTLKFSCARVATTLDAPDLPGRGLSRLSVVKTGGGPIPLVVVNDVDGEPGSLYAARLAATLPPEFLQKFSLVGVDRRGTGSSAPVQCIPAEIRTDLLSGDPTAADLEGVVDAARKAGQQCAIELDDSQVAMDSWRAAGDLEELREQLGMDKLHALGRGDGSKVLAEYAVRFPAQVGRVMLDGLPDPAPDAAAVQEQVAASAQATLDAFGADCIARGCPIGDARSAVSAVADRLRSASATTTDGTEITPGIALYAIYSGLAQRSRWVELAEALKTAQTGDVTPLAAFAEPVLKDSRARPSRLDGTLATKCNDSATRLSAEELTRVTTTLRDKYPQFGVFAAQQLAWCSPWPVRREPLPPAGAPGAPPMLVAGTATDPVTPEQGTGRAADQMPSAVTITWQGAGHGALSLSPCVADATRAFLIDGKVPVDGTLCPA, from the coding sequence ATGACGACCGTGGTCGCGGCCGTGCTCGCGGGCTGCACCGCCGGGCCGTCGGTCCGGCCCGCGGTGATCGACAACGACGGCAAGCCGGATCCCGGCGGCCAGACGACGGCGCAGCAGGTGCCGCTGCCGCCGCTCGCCGAACCCCGGTCGCCGTCGATCAAATGGGAGGACTGCGACGAGGCGACCCGGCAGCGGCTGGGCCAGCCGTCCGTGCCGGACACACTGAAGTTCTCCTGCGCCAGGGTGGCCACGACGCTCGACGCGCCGGACCTGCCGGGCCGAGGGCTCTCGCGGCTGTCGGTGGTCAAGACCGGCGGCGGGCCGATCCCGCTCGTCGTGGTGAACGACGTCGACGGTGAGCCGGGGTCGCTGTACGCCGCGCGGCTGGCCGCGACGCTGCCGCCCGAGTTCCTGCAGAAGTTCTCCCTGGTCGGCGTCGACCGGCGCGGGACCGGGTCGTCCGCGCCGGTGCAGTGCATCCCGGCGGAGATCCGCACCGATCTGCTGAGCGGCGACCCGACGGCCGCCGACCTCGAAGGCGTCGTCGACGCGGCGCGCAAGGCCGGTCAGCAATGCGCGATCGAACTGGACGACTCGCAGGTCGCGATGGACAGCTGGCGGGCGGCGGGCGACCTCGAAGAACTCCGCGAGCAACTGGGCATGGACAAACTGCACGCGCTGGGACGGGGCGACGGTTCGAAGGTCCTCGCCGAATACGCCGTGCGGTTCCCGGCGCAGGTCGGCCGCGTGATGCTCGACGGGCTGCCCGATCCGGCCCCCGACGCGGCCGCGGTGCAGGAACAGGTCGCCGCGAGCGCGCAGGCCACCCTCGACGCTTTCGGCGCCGACTGCATCGCGAGGGGCTGCCCGATCGGCGACGCCCGCTCGGCCGTGTCCGCCGTCGCGGACCGGCTCCGCTCCGCCTCCGCGACGACCACCGACGGCACGGAGATCACGCCGGGGATCGCCCTGTACGCCATCTACTCCGGGCTCGCGCAGCGCTCGCGCTGGGTGGAACTCGCCGAAGCGCTCAAGACCGCGCAGACCGGCGACGTCACCCCGCTGGCCGCGTTCGCCGAACCGGTGCTGAAGGACTCCCGGGCGCGGCCTTCGCGACTGGACGGCACGCTCGCGACCAAGTGCAATGACAGCGCGACCCGGCTCTCGGCCGAGGAACTCACGCGCGTGACCACGACGCTGCGCGACAAGTACCCGCAGTTCGGTGTCTTCGCCGCGCAGCAACTGGCCTGGTGCAGCCCGTGGCCCGTGCGCCGCGAACCGCTCCCGCCCGCGGGCGCGCCCGGTGCGCCGCCGATGCTCGTCGCGGGCACCGCGACCGACCCGGTCACCCCGGAACAGGGCACCGGCCGGGCCGCCGACCAGATGCCGAGCGCGGTCACGATCACCTGGCAGGGTGCCGGGCACGGGGCGCTGAGCCTGTCGCCGTGTGTCGCGGACGCGACGCGGGCGTTCCTGATCGACGGGAAGGTGCCCGTGGACGGGACCCTCTGCCCGGCCTGA
- a CDS encoding DUF6286 domain-containing protein codes for MRVIVRLLSALIGLALAAAGVLLALEVGWGWWRPGRGPLFVPWDDWRDRLAELSWSDPAVRYLSIAVAVVGLLLIVAAASAGRRAIRLTDPANEVSVTTSPRSLARLVGVTVRAQDNVAGAKVTATAKKIRVRATSRLETEGELRPRLLETVSGLLDDVPLVRRPKVSVVVDSPKDRR; via the coding sequence ATGCGTGTGATCGTCCGCCTGCTGTCGGCCCTGATCGGGCTGGCACTGGCCGCCGCCGGGGTCCTGCTCGCGTTGGAGGTCGGCTGGGGCTGGTGGCGGCCGGGACGCGGGCCGCTGTTCGTCCCGTGGGACGACTGGCGCGACAGGCTCGCGGAGCTGTCCTGGAGTGATCCGGCGGTCCGGTACCTCTCGATCGCCGTCGCGGTCGTCGGGCTGCTCCTGATCGTGGCGGCCGCCTCGGCCGGGCGGCGGGCCATCCGGCTGACCGATCCGGCGAACGAGGTCAGCGTGACCACGTCGCCGCGTTCGCTGGCGAGGCTGGTCGGGGTGACGGTGCGCGCGCAGGACAACGTCGCGGGCGCGAAGGTCACGGCCACCGCCAAGAAGATCCGTGTCCGCGCGACGAGCAGGCTGGAAACCGAAGGCGAGCTGCGGCCGCGGCTGCTGGAGACGGTCTCCGGCCTGCTCGACGACGTCCCGCTGGTGCGGCGGCCGAAGGTGTCGGTCGTCGTCGACTCCCCGAAGGACCGCCGATGA
- a CDS encoding pyrimidine reductase family protein yields MQLLWPTTPAEPVSDGDLERLYGYPEGLTRPWVQVNFVSSADGAVAVDELSEGLSSPADKRIFVMGRLLSDVILVGAGTARAEGYRGARITPERAARRVSLGLSEVPPIAVVTRSGELDPEGPLFTDTKVPPIVITTEKAPWAALERAGAEVLVAGTQDVDLHRALALLNERGLRRIDCEGGPALFADLIAADLVDQLCLTVAPLLAGAGERRIADGRPAPEPRRMDLASVLFEDGFTMLRYRRREGG; encoded by the coding sequence GTGCAGCTTTTGTGGCCAACGACACCGGCGGAACCCGTCTCCGATGGCGACCTCGAACGGCTCTACGGGTATCCGGAAGGCCTGACCCGCCCCTGGGTCCAGGTCAACTTCGTCAGCTCCGCCGACGGCGCGGTGGCGGTCGACGAGCTGTCCGAGGGGCTCTCCTCCCCCGCCGACAAGCGGATCTTCGTGATGGGGCGGCTGCTTTCCGACGTGATCCTGGTCGGCGCCGGCACGGCGCGCGCCGAGGGCTACCGCGGCGCGCGGATCACTCCCGAACGCGCCGCCCGCCGGGTCTCGCTCGGGCTGTCCGAAGTGCCGCCGATCGCGGTGGTGACCCGTTCCGGTGAACTCGACCCGGAAGGCCCGTTGTTCACCGACACCAAGGTCCCGCCGATCGTCATCACCACCGAAAAGGCGCCCTGGGCGGCGCTGGAGCGCGCCGGCGCCGAGGTGCTCGTCGCCGGGACCCAGGACGTCGACCTCCACCGCGCGCTCGCGCTGCTGAACGAACGCGGGCTGCGCCGGATCGACTGCGAGGGCGGGCCGGCGCTGTTCGCCGACCTGATCGCGGCCGACCTGGTCGACCAGCTGTGCCTGACCGTCGCCCCGCTGCTGGCGGGCGCGGGCGAGCGCCGGATCGCCGACGGCCGCCCGGCCCCGGAACCGCGGCGGATGGACCTCGCGTCCGTGCTCTTCGAAGACGGCTTCACCATGCTGCGTTATCGCCGCCGGGAGGGCGGGTGA
- a CDS encoding DUF2630 family protein, protein MADGDILSRIDELVSEEHELRSRAIGTGLSSDDRSRLASVEQQLDQCWDLLRQRRARVEFDDDPDQATARPVSEVESYRQ, encoded by the coding sequence ATGGCCGACGGGGACATCCTCAGCCGGATCGACGAGCTGGTCAGCGAGGAGCACGAACTCCGTTCGCGGGCGATCGGCACCGGGCTCAGCTCGGACGACCGGTCCCGCCTCGCGAGTGTGGAGCAGCAGCTGGACCAGTGCTGGGACCTGCTGCGGCAGCGGCGGGCGCGGGTCGAGTTCGACGACGACCCGGATCAGGCCACGGCGCGTCCGGTGTCCGAGGTGGAGTCTTACCGGCAGTAG
- a CDS encoding proline dehydrogenase family protein — translation MLRAPLLAAARSQRMRKLVEVVPATRSVVSRFVAGAKTPDAARVVRGLADDGLRVTLDHLGEDTTDAEQAATTVRAYEELLTALAADGLAFGADVSVKLSAVGQFLPADGEKVALENARKICAAAEAVGATVTLDMEDHTTTDSTLGILKELRTEYPWVGAVLQAYLRRTEQDCRDLATEGSRVRLCKGAYAEPEEVAFQDKSEVDRSYVRCLKILMQGKGYPMVASHDPRMIAIAEKLAADAGRKADDHEFQMLYGIRPEEQRRIAGDGKTMRVYVPYGDEWYGYFMRRLAERPANLAFFLRGLATRG, via the coding sequence ATGTTGCGTGCCCCGTTGCTCGCCGCCGCTCGATCCCAGCGGATGCGCAAGCTGGTCGAGGTCGTCCCCGCCACCCGATCGGTGGTGAGCCGGTTCGTCGCCGGCGCGAAGACGCCCGACGCCGCCCGGGTGGTCCGCGGACTGGCCGACGACGGCCTCCGGGTCACCCTCGACCACCTCGGCGAGGACACCACCGACGCCGAGCAGGCCGCGACGACCGTCCGCGCCTACGAGGAGCTGCTGACCGCGCTGGCGGCCGACGGCCTCGCGTTCGGCGCCGACGTGTCGGTGAAACTGTCCGCGGTGGGCCAGTTCCTGCCCGCCGACGGTGAGAAGGTCGCGCTGGAGAACGCCCGCAAGATCTGCGCGGCGGCCGAAGCGGTCGGGGCCACGGTGACCCTCGACATGGAGGACCACACCACCACCGACTCGACGCTGGGCATCCTCAAGGAGCTGCGCACCGAGTACCCCTGGGTCGGCGCGGTGCTGCAGGCCTACCTGCGGCGCACCGAGCAGGACTGCCGCGACCTGGCGACCGAGGGTTCCCGCGTCCGGCTCTGCAAGGGCGCGTACGCCGAACCCGAGGAGGTCGCGTTCCAGGACAAGTCCGAAGTGGACAGGTCCTACGTGCGCTGCCTGAAGATCCTGATGCAGGGCAAGGGTTATCCGATGGTCGCCTCGCACGACCCGCGGATGATCGCGATCGCCGAGAAGCTCGCGGCCGACGCGGGCCGCAAGGCGGACGACCACGAATTCCAGATGCTGTACGGGATCCGTCCCGAAGAGCAGCGCCGGATCGCGGGCGACGGCAAGACGATGCGCGTCTACGTCCCCTACGGCGACGAATGGTACGGCTATTTCATGCGCAGGCTGGCGGAACGCCCGGCGAACCTGGCGTTCTTCCTGCGCGGACTCGCCACCAGGGGCTGA
- a CDS encoding Asp23/Gls24 family envelope stress response protein, translated as MAQPSASKPDTPSVGAGSGSSLNEEGAAGKTTISSVVVQKVAGLATREVTGIHALGGGVSRAFGAIRERIPGSGTVTTSGVSVEVGEKQAAIDLDVVVEYGARIVDVARAVRRNVIGQVEQITGLEVIEVNIAVNDIHLPDENGGETESSRVE; from the coding sequence ATGGCGCAGCCGAGCGCGAGCAAGCCCGACACCCCCTCGGTGGGGGCTGGGTCGGGGTCGTCCCTCAACGAGGAAGGAGCCGCCGGCAAGACCACGATCTCGTCGGTGGTGGTGCAGAAGGTGGCGGGTCTCGCCACCCGCGAGGTGACCGGGATCCACGCGCTGGGCGGCGGCGTCTCGCGGGCCTTCGGCGCGATCCGCGAGCGCATCCCCGGCTCCGGCACGGTCACCACGTCCGGCGTGTCGGTCGAGGTCGGCGAGAAGCAGGCCGCGATCGACCTCGACGTGGTCGTCGAGTACGGCGCCCGCATCGTCGACGTCGCGCGCGCGGTGCGCCGCAACGTGATCGGCCAGGTCGAGCAGATCACCGGCCTCGAGGTGATCGAGGTGAACATCGCGGTCAACGACATCCACCTGCCCGACGAGAACGGCGGCGAGACCGAGTCCTCGCGGGTCGAGTGA
- a CDS encoding CdaR family transcriptional regulator — protein sequence MLAAPGGLGVGVEDVVIHDPEDPPDAHPGDLVLVIGARGRSASGAIRAAGRSGAAAVAVKNGSAVVNVAADAGIALIEVGHEARWEQVEALARGVVDAARAGGEADSGEVLGDLFSLAQTIATLTGGLVSIEDTASRVLAYSRAGDEVDELRRLSILGREGPERYLAMLREWGVYQRLRAGEGIVRIDERPDLGIRRRIAAGIHAGSQPLGTIWVQEGAHPLTESAEVALLGASRALAPQLIRHRTLPSPELRLREDLLAGLLDGRVDAESVADDIGADPGKPAMVLAFSLPRDRAATDRQLRRAELVHLITVHTAAYRRSALVSVIGGRVYALLPDLPEHAEAPILALAKEIVGTAQRHLDVRVRAALGGVVPRLSEAAASRGDADRVLATMARGHETADVASLADVRAEVLLSEVLAFLGEQPRIRDPRLTDLLAHDAEHGGILVPAVLAYLDAFGDVRSAARELNIHPNTVRYRVRRAGEVSGIDLDDPAQRLLTQLLLRL from the coding sequence GTGCTCGCGGCCCCCGGCGGGCTCGGGGTCGGAGTGGAGGACGTCGTCATCCACGATCCGGAGGATCCGCCCGACGCCCATCCGGGTGACCTCGTCCTGGTGATCGGCGCTCGCGGACGCTCGGCGTCCGGGGCGATCCGGGCCGCGGGGCGGTCCGGCGCGGCCGCCGTCGCGGTCAAGAACGGCTCGGCCGTCGTCAACGTCGCGGCCGACGCGGGGATCGCGCTGATCGAAGTCGGCCACGAGGCGCGCTGGGAGCAGGTCGAAGCACTGGCCAGAGGCGTCGTCGACGCGGCCCGCGCCGGTGGCGAGGCGGACAGCGGTGAGGTACTGGGCGATCTGTTCTCGCTGGCGCAGACCATCGCGACGCTGACCGGCGGCCTGGTCAGCATCGAGGACACCGCGAGCCGCGTGCTCGCCTATTCGCGGGCGGGCGACGAGGTGGACGAGCTGCGCCGGCTCTCGATCCTCGGCCGCGAAGGCCCGGAACGCTATCTCGCGATGCTGCGCGAATGGGGTGTCTACCAGCGGCTTCGTGCCGGTGAAGGCATCGTCCGCATCGACGAGCGGCCCGATCTCGGCATCCGGCGGCGGATCGCGGCCGGGATCCACGCCGGATCGCAGCCGCTGGGAACGATCTGGGTCCAGGAGGGCGCGCATCCGCTCACCGAAAGCGCGGAGGTCGCGTTGCTCGGCGCGAGCCGGGCGCTGGCACCGCAGCTGATCCGCCACCGGACGCTGCCCAGCCCCGAACTCCGGCTGCGCGAGGATCTGCTGGCAGGGCTGCTCGACGGACGCGTCGACGCCGAGTCCGTCGCCGACGACATCGGCGCGGATCCCGGGAAACCCGCCATGGTGCTGGCGTTCTCGCTCCCCCGGGACCGGGCCGCGACCGACCGGCAGCTGCGGCGTGCCGAACTGGTGCACCTGATCACCGTGCACACCGCCGCGTACCGGCGCAGCGCGCTGGTGAGCGTGATCGGCGGCCGGGTCTACGCGCTCCTCCCCGACCTCCCGGAGCACGCCGAAGCGCCGATCCTGGCGCTGGCCAAGGAGATCGTCGGCACCGCGCAACGGCATCTCGACGTCCGGGTGCGCGCGGCGCTGGGCGGTGTCGTGCCCCGTCTCTCTGAGGCGGCGGCCTCCCGCGGCGACGCGGACCGCGTGCTGGCGACGATGGCGCGCGGGCACGAGACCGCGGACGTCGCCTCGCTGGCCGACGTCCGCGCCGAAGTCCTGCTCTCGGAGGTGCTCGCGTTCCTCGGCGAGCAGCCGAGGATCCGCGATCCGCGGCTGACCGACCTTCTCGCGCACGACGCCGAGCACGGCGGCATCCTGGTGCCCGCCGTGCTCGCGTACCTCGACGCGTTCGGGGACGTCCGGAGCGCGGCGCGCGAGCTGAACATCCATCCGAACACGGTCCGCTACCGGGTGCGCCGCGCCGGCGAGGTGTCCGGGATCGACCTGGACGACCCCGCGCAGCGCCTGCTCACCCAGCTTCTGTTGCGCCTCTAG
- a CDS encoding co-chaperone YbbN: MSTVELTAANFDQVVSDNDFVIIDFWAGWCMPCRQFAPTYEKVSENHDDIVFASVDTEAEQQLAAAFDVRSIPTLAVIRDKTVIYAQPGALPEKTLEDLIQQARDIDMDKLKEDAQEA; this comes from the coding sequence ATGAGCACAGTGGAGCTGACCGCCGCCAACTTCGACCAGGTCGTGTCGGACAACGACTTCGTCATCATCGACTTCTGGGCCGGCTGGTGCATGCCGTGCCGTCAGTTCGCGCCGACCTACGAGAAGGTGTCGGAGAACCACGACGACATCGTGTTCGCGAGCGTCGACACCGAGGCCGAGCAGCAGCTGGCCGCCGCCTTCGACGTACGCTCGATCCCCACCCTCGCGGTCATCCGCGACAAGACGGTGATCTACGCCCAGCCCGGCGCGCTCCCGGAGAAGACGCTCGAAGACCTCATCCAGCAGGCACGCGACATCGACATGGACAAGCTCAAGGAAGACGCGCAAGAAGCCTGA
- a CDS encoding RNA polymerase sigma factor has protein sequence MSEAVPVPDEELAARAAGGDHGAFDILVRRHTARMYRVALRITGSSSEAEDVVQEAWLSAWRALPGFRFESAVSTWLYRVTTNGALGTVRRRKPTVPLDEGDAGVVPGPEGYVVSAEQVGTVLRAIAELDVGQRIPLILREFEGLTYEEVAEVLEVSVPALRARLHRARVALLAKLGDNFRPGER, from the coding sequence GTGAGCGAGGCCGTGCCGGTTCCGGACGAGGAACTGGCGGCCAGGGCCGCCGGCGGGGACCACGGCGCCTTCGACATCCTGGTCCGGCGGCACACGGCCAGGATGTACCGGGTGGCGCTGCGGATCACCGGCAGCTCGTCGGAAGCCGAGGACGTCGTCCAGGAGGCCTGGCTCTCCGCGTGGCGCGCGCTGCCCGGCTTCCGGTTCGAATCGGCGGTGTCGACCTGGCTCTACCGGGTGACGACGAACGGCGCGCTCGGCACGGTCCGGCGCCGGAAACCGACGGTGCCGCTCGACGAGGGCGACGCGGGTGTCGTGCCTGGTCCGGAGGGGTACGTGGTGAGCGCCGAACAGGTCGGCACGGTGCTGCGCGCGATCGCCGAACTCGACGTCGGCCAGCGGATCCCGCTGATTCTGCGAGAATTCGAGGGGTTGACCTACGAAGAGGTGGCCGAGGTGCTGGAAGTCAGCGTGCCCGCACTGCGCGCCCGCCTGCACCGCGCGCGGGTGGCGCTGCTGGCGAAACTCGGCGACAACTTCCGACCCGGGGAACGGTGA
- a CDS encoding Asp23/Gls24 family envelope stress response protein, giving the protein MTLPAEPEDRGTLTIAPAVVRKIAQHAADQVDGTTRAERRIAGLGLGTHGASAKVGGEGNDVDLVLDVALHYPAPVRRIVGDLRAKVTEEVERITSYQVRDVSVTVSALLPDIAPRVR; this is encoded by the coding sequence ATGACCCTCCCGGCCGAACCGGAGGACCGCGGCACCCTCACCATCGCGCCGGCCGTGGTCCGCAAGATCGCGCAGCACGCCGCGGACCAGGTCGACGGGACCACGCGCGCCGAGCGGCGGATCGCCGGGCTCGGGCTGGGGACGCACGGCGCGAGCGCGAAGGTCGGCGGTGAGGGCAACGACGTCGATCTCGTGCTCGACGTGGCGCTGCACTACCCGGCGCCGGTGCGGCGGATCGTCGGCGATCTGCGCGCCAAGGTCACCGAGGAGGTCGAGCGGATCACCTCGTACCAGGTCCGGGACGTCTCGGTGACGGTGTCCGCGCTCCTGCCCGACATCGCGCCCCGCGTCCGTTAG
- a CDS encoding alkaline shock response membrane anchor protein AmaP yields MTRSVSAKALGRSTGTERTLTVLIGLLALLGGAAALVVGAGWLGTYRADRPLVDPIALDWLSRHALAGRIGAIVLGLLLLWLGLWWFFRSLRPEGRPDLELDDDLVVTSSAISEAVRLDAETVDGVGRARVRAVGDKENPALRITLWLVEGTDLKRVWEQLDHTVLARARESLGVDVLPTAVRIELDTTAPQRVR; encoded by the coding sequence ATGACCCGTTCGGTCTCCGCCAAGGCACTCGGCCGGTCCACCGGCACGGAACGGACGCTGACCGTCCTCATCGGACTCCTCGCGCTGCTCGGCGGGGCGGCGGCGCTGGTGGTCGGCGCGGGCTGGCTCGGCACGTACCGCGCCGACCGGCCGCTCGTGGACCCGATCGCCCTCGACTGGCTGTCGCGGCACGCGCTCGCCGGCCGTATCGGTGCGATCGTGCTCGGCCTCCTCCTGCTGTGGCTGGGCCTGTGGTGGTTCTTCCGGTCGCTGCGCCCGGAAGGCCGCCCGGACCTCGAACTCGACGACGACCTGGTGGTGACCTCCTCGGCCATCTCCGAGGCCGTCCGCCTCGACGCCGAGACGGTCGACGGGGTCGGGCGCGCCCGGGTCCGCGCGGTCGGCGACAAGGAGAACCCGGCGCTGCGGATCACGCTCTGGCTCGTCGAGGGCACCGACCTGAAACGGGTCTGGGAACAGCTCGACCACACCGTGCTGGCCCGCGCGCGGGAATCGCTCGGCGTGGACGTGCTGCCGACCGCCGTCCGGATCGAACTCGACACGACGGCACCGCAACGGGTGCGCTGA
- the pruA gene encoding L-glutamate gamma-semialdehyde dehydrogenase: MDAVTQTPAPKNEPVLNYAPGSAERAELEGALKSLGNADPIDITATIGGEQRKGGGEKIEVVQPHNHKAVLGVIHSATAQDTHDAIAAAKAAAPGWRALSFDDRAAIILRAADLLAGPWRAKLNAATMLGQSKTAFQAEIDSACELIDFWRFNVAFGRQILAEQPVSSPGIWNRMEHRPLEGFVYAITPFNFTAISGNLPTAPALMGNVVLWKPSPTQSYAAHMLMRLLEEAGMPPGVINLLPGDGKAVSEVALTHRDLAGIHFTGSTATFQHLWATVGANISGYRTYPRLVGETGGKDFVLAHASADVDILRTALIRGAFEYQGQKCSAASRAYVPRSLWASLKDDLVSETEAITYGDVNDLGNFGGAVIDRRAFDKHAAVLKSAAEDAEIEVIAGGTADDSVGYFVRPTILVSDNPNHEIFRTEYFGPILALHVYDDSTDEGFDKVLKLVDETADYALTGAVIANDRTAVAKASEALRFAAGNFYVNDKPTGAVVGQQPFGGGRASGTNDKAGSVFNLLRWTSPRSVKETFVPPTSVRYPHQG; encoded by the coding sequence GTGGACGCCGTGACCCAGACCCCCGCCCCGAAGAACGAGCCGGTGCTGAACTACGCGCCGGGCAGCGCTGAGCGCGCTGAACTCGAGGGCGCGCTCAAGTCGCTGGGCAACGCCGACCCCATCGACATCACCGCGACGATCGGTGGTGAGCAGCGCAAGGGCGGCGGCGAGAAGATCGAGGTCGTCCAGCCGCACAACCACAAGGCGGTGCTGGGCGTCATCCACAGCGCGACCGCGCAGGACACCCACGACGCGATCGCCGCCGCCAAGGCCGCCGCCCCCGGCTGGCGCGCGCTGTCCTTCGACGACCGCGCCGCGATCATCCTGCGCGCCGCCGACCTGCTCGCCGGCCCGTGGCGCGCCAAGCTGAACGCCGCCACCATGCTCGGCCAGTCGAAGACCGCCTTCCAGGCCGAGATCGACTCCGCCTGCGAGCTGATCGACTTCTGGCGCTTCAACGTCGCCTTCGGCCGTCAGATCCTCGCCGAGCAGCCGGTCAGCTCGCCCGGTATCTGGAACCGGATGGAGCACCGCCCGCTCGAGGGCTTCGTGTACGCCATCACCCCGTTCAACTTCACCGCGATCTCCGGCAACCTGCCGACCGCGCCCGCGCTGATGGGCAACGTCGTGCTGTGGAAGCCGTCGCCGACGCAGAGCTACGCCGCGCACATGCTGATGCGGCTGCTCGAAGAGGCCGGTATGCCGCCGGGCGTGATCAACCTGCTGCCGGGTGACGGCAAGGCCGTCTCCGAGGTCGCCCTGACCCACCGCGACCTGGCCGGGATCCACTTCACCGGTTCCACCGCGACCTTCCAGCACCTGTGGGCCACCGTCGGCGCCAACATCTCCGGCTACCGCACGTACCCGCGCCTGGTCGGCGAGACCGGCGGCAAGGACTTCGTGCTCGCGCACGCCTCCGCCGACGTCGACATCCTGCGCACCGCGCTGATCCGCGGCGCCTTCGAGTACCAGGGCCAGAAGTGCTCGGCCGCGTCCCGCGCGTACGTCCCGCGCTCGCTGTGGGCGAGCCTGAAGGACGACCTGGTCTCCGAGACCGAGGCCATCACCTACGGCGACGTCAACGACCTGGGCAACTTCGGTGGCGCCGTGATCGACCGCCGCGCCTTCGACAAGCACGCCGCCGTGCTGAAGAGCGCGGCCGAGGACGCCGAGATCGAGGTCATCGCCGGTGGCACCGCCGATGACAGCGTCGGCTACTTCGTGCGCCCGACGATCCTGGTGTCGGACAACCCGAACCACGAGATCTTCCGCACCGAGTACTTCGGCCCGATCCTCGCGCTGCACGTGTACGACGACAGCACCGACGAGGGCTTCGACAAGGTGCTGAAGCTGGTCGACGAGACCGCCGACTACGCGCTCACCGGCGCGGTCATCGCGAACGACCGCACCGCCGTGGCGAAGGCGTCCGAGGCGCTGCGCTTCGCCGCCGGCAACTTCTACGTCAACGACAAGCCGACCGGCGCGGTCGTCGGCCAGCAGCCCTTCGGCGGCGGTCGCGCGTCCGGCACCAACGACAAGGCCGGTTCGGTGTTCAACCTGCTCCGCTGGACGAGCCCGCGCTCGGTCAAGGAGACCTTCGTGCCGCCCACCAGCGTCCGTTACCCCCACCAGGGCTGA